The Kosmotoga olearia TBF 19.5.1 sequence ACTTGCAAAAGCGGGTCCTGATATTAGATATATTTCCCTGGTAAAGGAAGCAGGAAATGAAGATTATAAGGCTGTTAGATACTCTGTATTCATTCCAATGATAAACTATAAGATAACCAAGCAGCTTTATTTCAAAGATGGAAGAATCAAGGTATGGGAAAAACTGTTCAATACGTCCGACTTTTCTTCAGATGTTGTTCCTACTTTAGAACCTCCTGGTATAAACATCATTTTCTCCACAACAGAGTTTGAAAATATAGACATTAAGTTTACGAGTGTTGCAACACAAAAGATTGAGTATACAATTATTGTGGATACCGGTGGTGGAAACACAGTAACGCATAATTCGACCGTATTTCTCATTAATATGGAATAAAGGTTATAAGGACATTTTGGCACGATTTTGTACAATGATTGTTGGTGATGTTTATGAAGCGAGGTTTTAGTTTAATTGAAATGGTTCTCACACTTTTAGTCATTTCTTTGGTTTTGGTCAGCATTTTTCAATCTTTTACGTCCACAAATTCGTTACTAAACAAATCTTACACCAAATTAACGGCTGTAACTGATCTTAAACAAGGCACACTTGCCCTGTGGTTTTTCAGAGACAGTGATCAAGCAGGTGAATATACCACATCAACAAATTTTAGTCGTGATGACAGTGTATTCGATGAACTTCGTGAAGAAGGTGTTTCAGAAGACATTGTTGAAAGATTTGAAAACAGTATTGAGTTTTGGGTACTTGAGACCGAAAAAGCGTCAGAAATCTATATAGCGGTTAAACTATTGAAAGATTGGAGATAGGTGCTCAAGTGCCCGGGGGTGGTTGTATGAACAGGAAAACAGGAGTTATTCTTCCGCTCACAATGATTTTACTTCTGACAGTTTCGATTCTCGCCATATCTATGTTGTCAAGAAGTTCGGCAACAGCAAAAATTCTGGTCGAAAAAATAAGCAAATCAGAGCTCCAGATGAACGCCGGAAATATTTTCCTTGCAAATCTAGCTTATATCCAAGAAAAATACTTGGAGCACGGTGCTTTATTGATAGATGAATATACCGAATACACAAAACTTTTCTCAGCACCTTACTGGTATACGAATTTTCTAAGCTCTTTCAATGAAGCCACTCTTGAAGGTCAGGGATGGACCGAATTCTTCGGTATGTTTTACGAAGATAGGTTTTACATTCCTGGTGATGACTTAAGAAAAGTTTTCCAGAAGCTAGCTGAAGGGAAAAATATAGACCTTGTGATGATCCCTCATAAGAAATTCCCGAGTTCGCTCTTAACAATCGTTCAGGTTGAATATCACGGTATCAAAGGTTACTGTTGGGGTGTCGTTAGCCCGAGATACTTTAGCAACTGGTCAAGATTTGAACTTGAAAGCAATACCACCGCTTATTGGTCTCCAGGATCAATAATTACCGGCCCAACCTTTTTCGGTTCTGCAGGCCTTGGTGGTGCGGGAAACGGCGGTCTTAGAATCAGCGCAATAGTTCCGCCAGATCCTGATAATGTTTCAGAATATGGTCCCATCTTCAATGGTGAATCATGGTATGAGTCATGGAATATGAATCTTTCTCTTAACCCTGACTTATCCGAAAGAAGACGAATATTTGTAGATCAAGACAATGACGGTGACTATGAAACGAATCTCGGCATCAAAACTTATGCTATTTATGAAGACGGTTCCAGAAAATGGATTTATCTTTCTGATTTTACGCAAGTTATCGTTGCTACCGATTACAAGACTGAAAACGGA is a genomic window containing:
- a CDS encoding type IV pilus modification PilV family protein; translation: MLALRGVKPGLTLVEVLISLVVFTIVMVSVTNLYTESNRYTNQLLKRTDAYSELFTAENVLQMELAKAGPDIRYISLVKEAGNEDYKAVRYSVFIPMINYKITKQLYFKDGRIKVWEKLFNTSDFSSDVVPTLEPPGINIIFSTTEFENIDIKFTSVATQKIEYTIIVDTGGGNTVTHNSTVFLINME
- a CDS encoding PilW family protein, whose product is MKRGFSLIEMVLTLLVISLVLVSIFQSFTSTNSLLNKSYTKLTAVTDLKQGTLALWFFRDSDQAGEYTTSTNFSRDDSVFDELREEGVSEDIVERFENSIEFWVLETEKASEIYIAVKLLKDWR